The DNA sequence TGCGGGTATCGACCAAGTGTTCGAGGTAGCGATCATGCTGTTGGAAGTGCTGGGTCGTGATGAACATGCCTTCCGACCAGACCACGCGATTGTTCCAGGACATGGGGACTCCGATTGCCTAGCGGGCAGGTTCAGGTTGGGGGGTGGCCACGGCGCTGCGCACGGCGCGCACATCGAGGCTGATCTGATAGTCGCGCGGCGGCACTGGCAGCACGCTGCGCCACTGGGCCTGGTCGATCTCGCGATAGCCGACCACCAGGCCGACCTGGCGAGTGGCGGGATCGAGCGGGCGTTCGAGGCGCAATTGCCCGCCCGGCTGCAACAGCACTTCGTCCTGGTCGATCAGGTCGGCGCCGAGGGTGGCCTGGGCGCGCTCGGCCAATGCGAAGTAATCGGCACGGGCGAAGGCCGCGCTGTTCTTCAGCTCGTACAGGCGCACCCGTACCGGCGCAGGCGCGCCGCCAGGGCCCGGGTTGAGGCCGGCAGCAGCACTGAAATACAGGGTCACGGCCGGGCTGGCCGGGGCCTTGTCGGCGACGGGGGCAACAGCCTCGTCCTTGCTGCAGGCACCGAGCAGCACCAGGCTCAGGGCCGCGACCAGTCGTATTGCTTTCATCCTTGTCCTCATGACGTACCGTGGTCTTCCCGGGCGTGCTCAGCTACGTTGCGAACGGCTGCTGTGGGCCTCGTAGGCGCGGGCGAATTCGCGGCCGAACAGCTCCTGGAAATCATCTTCGGCTTCGCGGGAGATTTGCCCGTAAAGCTCGGTGAACTGCTGCCAGCAGTGCGCCTGGCGCGAACCGCCGAACAGCTTGGCCAGCCCGGCCGCAGGTGCCAGGCGCTGCTCCAGGCGCGCCGGCTGGAAACAGCCGAGCAGGTGCTTGATCGCCGCCTGCACGCCCGCCATCACCGCCAGCTGGTGGGCGCGCAGGTCATCGAAGCTCTCGCGCACGGCCTGGTCCGGCGCCAGGAACG is a window from the Pseudomonas anuradhapurensis genome containing:
- the tssJ gene encoding type VI secretion system lipoprotein TssJ; protein product: MKAIRLVAALSLVLLGACSKDEAVAPVADKAPASPAVTLYFSAAAGLNPGPGGAPAPVRVRLYELKNSAAFARADYFALAERAQATLGADLIDQDEVLLQPGGQLRLERPLDPATRQVGLVVGYREIDQAQWRSVLPVPPRDYQISLDVRAVRSAVATPQPEPAR